The following proteins are co-located in the Tetrapisispora phaffii CBS 4417 chromosome 4, complete genome genome:
- the HAC1 gene encoding transcription factor HAC1 (similar to Saccharomyces cerevisiae HAC1 (YFL031W); ancestral locus Anc_8.36) — protein sequence MTSAIAQNIHLLNSSPALVLNPASSPASSNETIDTKSLVNGIPSDFKSTLPPRKRAKTKEEKEQRRIERILRNRKAAHQSREKKRLHLLFLEKKCAILEKILAKIDNLDTFLEADKALLADFQALSEEGLQFQPSSNSVGTSSPVDDEPTEKLSKSISSEKKSTTKKVKKPTKSSNKHKIKLATVESNISPPSTILSSSNSDGNSLSDTGIFFKEEYDSPMMPEEDSLTSFTINRERLNTWDLQLTRSYSNNEHGTSSNIGSVHKRLGSHQNDKLKFMTKDDLVLSKGNTFKSSETNDESMDHLMNNRPSDYTPTLANNSTFKFKKIESDDFFLLSDDCSNNNYNDIADSFGNANKSPFFNDYQNTDQQALYL from the coding sequence ATGACTTCCGCCATCGCCCAAAACATTCATCTGCTCAATTCCTCCCCAGCTTTAGTTTTGAACCCTGCTTCTTCTCCAGCTTCTTCAAACGAAACAATCGATACGAAATCGCTTGTCAATGGAATCCCTTCCGATTTTAAGTCGACTTTGCCTCCAAGAAAGCGAGCCAAAactaaagaagaaaaagagcAAAGAAGAATCGAAAGAATCTTAAGAAACAGAAAAGCCGCTCATCAAAGTAGAgagaaaaaaagattacATCTGTTATTCTTGGAGAAAAAATGTGCTATCTTGGAGAAAATTCTAGCCAAAATCGATAATCTAGATACTTTTTTGGAAGCCGATAAAGCTTTATTGGCTGATTTCCAGGCTTTATCTGAAGAAGGTTTGCAATTCCAGCCATCCTCAAATTCAGTAGGTACTTCTTCGCCGGTTGATGATGAACCAACTGAAAAGCTAAGCAAATCTATCTCAAGCGAGAAAAAATCAACAACAAAGAAGGTTAAAAAACCAACCAAGTCATCGAATAAACATAAGATAAAATTAGCCACAGTTGAAAGTAATATTTCTCCTCCTTCTACCATATTATCTAGCAGTAACTCCGATGGTAATTCTCTAAGTGACACTggtattttcttcaaagaAGAATACGATTCTCCAATGATGCCAGAAGAAGATAGCTTGACTTCCTTTACTATAAACCGTGAGCGATTAAATACCTGGGATTTACAGCTAACACGCTCTTACAGCAACAACGAGCACGGTACATCTAGCAACATTGGTAGTGTTCATAAGCGTTTGGGCAGTCATCAAAATGACAAATTAAAATTCATGACTAAAGATGATTTAGTTCTATCCAAAGGTAACACTTTCAAATCATCAGAAACCAATGACGAATCTATGGATCATCTAATGAATAACCGCCCATCAGACTATACGCCAACTCTAGCGAATAATTCAACTTTTAAgttcaaaaaaattgaatctgATGATTTTTTCTTACTGAGCGATGACTGTTCTAACAACAACTATAATGATATCGCTGATTCCTTCGGTAATGCCAATAAATCaccattttttaatgattatCAAAACACCGATCAACAAGCTCTGTATTTATAA
- the RIM15 gene encoding protein kinase RIM15 (similar to Saccharomyces cerevisiae RIM15 (YFL033C); ancestral locus Anc_8.34): MMNITRSASNSSSGSSTNYEKYLNLATESNPSMILELDLLGNIRYISPIWEQIIGTKLPEVGSSMSDIIIGSETDKGVFNEVIKIWADNDSVSYTVTFGLHGKYSEVVTMEACGVLIHDSITNKATHSMWIMKPIDEQLKDDYLRTSSRLPEEFIKILGFGSHIFLDYLNFVQSQLCLDESNLPTPNLELCRVCETFVPDWWLESHSKSCVCEHRIQSLIQLLQENLVEHCNYLYSITKENDSNEDSDNDSTISNYFNFEYKGYASKISPATIANLIDLCELAMAANISQIQKPSDNTRIHTNTAFRAIEGSQQMDKFDFSPNTQTIIQEVTNWRPPYIDEPDQGLTLLVEHTTKISKDKIDALLRLDNAMTFSYRLKNEVNNYVFQLIIEQIENNRLFLTHSMGSPIIRQNLTAKENSIDSDIQSNIPSSSQQTLTHGDSIDNIQQNNTSIANIASPQSQRPQTGTLFADAYLNEDVIPNSEVQQDDSLLGNKEGSKTQWSSKIDGFHSRSITPKQTIESAEKIENNSSMSMTDGLKISIFNNIMDPNTPKLRSDSYINLQNTGNPTSRHKIAVPNSFVLPKMKTSIVVTPRKGSPLLTSSSSASNINSLNQISRSSSTTKNIIDKCRSPISSPRVSINNLMTPDQVVNMNSVLKQPLSPLLLATNPVKNLNPNIKNYDVIKPISKGAYGNVYLGRKKLTGDYVAIKVLRKSDMIAKNQVTNVKSERAIMIVQSEKPYVVNLFESFQNKDNLFLVMEYLPGGDLATVIKMMGYLPDNWVKQYICEIVIGVADMHENGIIHHDLKPENLLIDKKGHLKLTDFGLSRAGLVHRHQNRPQLGNRLSISSSHSNSSKNNNNYDDMNNANIILDGIIRDRDRRHSNSSSISNIEPLMLNKNDSSGSFPFDDFTSTTANNNSASHKKQYCSLHSENQESTTLSDYALYHPNDSKNKANFFGTPDYLAPETIRGIFEGNQCDWWSAGCILFEMYFGYPPFHGKDIQSVFENILLDDIHWPNFSSPEEERECISPEAKDLITKFLIKDPLKRMGTGGISEIQEHSYFNDVNWDGVYEEEASFIPNVEHPEDTDYFELRGAVLEDLGEDLDDIVDTKIDDSNIEDSINISKVLSEGSQFKGTTSAVFERPNINTPVNKTNISTLFEADSRRFSDPSSPTVKSPLSGLSQHLRERRHSKLSDSKGDFGSFNYRNLVALDKANKDAINRLKSEHLMELQSSNRRTSTASIPSSSSDSSIVKVRQSRTSISNNSAKGHAHNSSTVSELSFRSISPERTTAIYGQKIPTTNKGTNPEVVEGQNLSSYSKNDDTNPLKLEMPSTPIQANKPYVLTHSPFTARSLSTSKTGSGKKNSEESSAEEVDKLQAISKIQSVRNRRKSARKNSSNVEQMLFKLDILLCEPIPIHRYYITKDLETLGCTVVSVAAGDELISRATSGIKFDLIITALKLPKLGAVDIVKLLKHTNGINSFTPVVAVTSYYHEATNANIFSDVFEKPITLDVLKKLVSKYALLKSQMEEDSILSDNEP, translated from the coding sequence ATGATGAATATAACTAGATCAGCTTCAAATTCTTCCTCAGGGTCGTCTACGAattatgaaaaatatttgaatctGGCGACAGAATCAAATCCTTCCATGATTTTGGAATTAGATTTGCTCGGCAATATAAGATACATCTCCCCTATATGGGAACAAATAATAGGCACAAAATTACCAGAAGTAGGCTCTTCGATGTCAGATATAATCATTGGTTCAGAGACTGATAAAGGCGTCTTTAATGAagttataaaaatatggGCAGACAATGATTCCGTCTCTTATACAGTTACTTTCGGTCTGCATGGGAAATATTCAGAAGTTGTAACAATGGAAGCTTGTGGTGTTTTGATTCATGACAGCATCACTAATAAGGCAACACATTCAATGTGGATAATGAAACCAATAGATGAACAGTTAAAGGATGACTACCTTCGGACATCATCCAGACTTCCAGaagaatttataaaaattttaggGTTTGGGAGTCATATTTTCTTAGATTATCTTAATTTTGTGCAGTCACAGCTCTGTCTTGATGAATCGAATCTTCCAACCCCAAACTTAGAGCTATGTAGAGTCTGTGAAACGTTTGTACCTGACTGGTGGCTAGAGAGCCATTCTAAATCGTGCGTGTGCGAACATCGAATACAGTCATTGATTCAACTTCTTCAAGAAAATTTAGTAGAACATTGTAATTACCTTTATTCtattacaaaagaaaatgacTCAAATGAAGACTCAGATAATGATAGtacaatatcaaattatttcaattttgaatataaaggATATGCATCAAAAATTTCTCCAGCAACTATAGCAAACTTGATTGATTTATGTGAACTAGCGATGGCAGCAAATATTAGTCAAATACAAAAACCTTCCGATAATACCAGAATTCATACAAACACAGCTTTTAGAGCAATTGAGGGATCTCAGCAGATGGATAAGTTTGATTTTTCACCAAATACCCAAACTATTATTCAAGAAGTAACAAATTGGAGACCTCCTTATATTGATGAACCAGATCAAGGATTAACTTTGCTTGTTGAACACAcaacaaaaatttcaaaggATAAAATTGATGCCCTATTAAGATTAGACAATGCAATGACATTTTCATACAGATTAAAAAACGAAGTCAATAACTATGTCTTCCAACTTATAATAGAACAGATAGAGAATAACAGGTTATTTTTAACCCATTCGATGGGTTCCCCTATTATTAGACAAAACTTGACAGCAAAGGAAAATAGTATAGATAGCGATATACAGTCAAATATACCTTCCTCATCGCAACAAACTTTAACACATGGagattcaattgataatattcaGCAAAATAACACTAGTATCGCAAATATAGCATCGCCACAATCTCAAAGGCCTCAAACAGGAACATTATTTGCCGACGCATACTTAAATGAAGATGTCATACCGAACTCTGAAGTCCAACAAGATGATAGTCTTCTTGGTAACAAAGAAGGCAGTAAGACTCAGTGGAGTTCGAAAATAGACGGTTTCCATTCCAGATCCATAACGCCAAAACAAACTATAGAGAGTGCtgaaaaaatagaaaataattcatctatGTCTATGACCGATGGCTTAAAAATTAgcatatttaataatattatggATCCAAATACACCAAAATTAAGAAGTGATTCGTATATAAACCTACAGAACACTGGCAACCCCACTTCAAGACATAAAATTGCAGTTCCAAACTCGTTTGTACTAccaaaaatgaaaacaagTATTGTAGTAACACCTAGAAAAGGATCTCCACTTTTAACCTCATCATCATCTGCCTCAAATATCAACTCATTGAATCAGATATCGCGGTCTAGTAGCACTACAAAAAACATTATAGATAAATGTCGCTCCCCAATTTCTTCCCCTCGCGTAAGCATCAATAATCTAATGACACCAGATCAGGTTGTGAATATGAACTCTGTGTTGAAGCAACCATTATCTCCTTTACTTTTAGCCACAAACCcagttaaaaatttaaacccaaatataaaaaactATGACGTTATTAAACCTATTAGTAAGGGTGCATACGGTAACGTGTATTTGGGTCGCAAAAAATTGACTGGTGATTATGTTGCAATTAAAGTCCTAAGGAAATCAGATATGATCGCAAAAAATCAAGTAACAAACGTTAAATCAGAAAGAGCGATAATGATTGTCCAAAGCGAAAAACCGTATGTCGTAAATCTATTTGaatcttttcaaaataaagataatttatttttggttATGGAATACTTACCAGGTGGTGATTTAGCAACCGTCATAAAAATGATGGGCTATTTACCTGATAACTGGGTCAAGCAATATATTTGTGAGATTGTGATAGGTGTTGCAGATATGCATGAAAACGGTATTATCCATCATGATTTAAAACctgaaaatttattgattgaTAAAAAGGGCCATCTTAAATTGACTGATTTTGGTTTGTCGAGAGCAGGTTTAGTTCACCGTCACCAAAATAGACCACAATTAGGAAACCGATTGAGCATTTCAAGTAGTCATTCAAActcatcaaaaaataataacaattaCGATGATATGAATAATGCAAACATTATTCTAGATGGCATTATTCGAGACCGAGATAGAAGACATTCAAACTCTAgttcaatttcaaatattgaacCGCTAatgttaaataaaaatgattctTCTGGGTCATTCCCGTTTGATGATTTCACATCAACCACTGCAAATAACAATTCGGCAAGTcataaaaaacaatattgcTCTTTGCATTCTGAAAATCAAGAGTCAACAACATTGAGCGACTACGCATTATATCATCCAAATGATTCTAAAAACAAAGCAAATTTCTTTGGAACACCAGATTACCTTGCACCAGAAACTATTCGAGGTATATTCGAAGGTAACCAATGTGATTGGTGGTCAGCTGGgtgtattttatttgaaatgtATTTCGGATATCCACCTTTCCATGGTAAAGATATTCAATCTGTGTTTGAGAATATTTTACTAGATGACATCCACTGGCCAAACTTTTCATCTCCTGAAGAAGAACGTGAATGTATTTCGCCTGAAGCAAAAGATTTGATCACAAAATTTTTGATCAAAGATCCTCTAAAGAGAATGGGAACTGGTGGTATCTCAGAAATCCAAGAACATAGTTATTTCAATGACGTTAACTGGGATGGTGTTTACGAAGAAGAAGCGTCCTTTATTCCAAATGTTGAACACCCAGAAGACACTGATTATTTTGAGCTAAGGGGTGCAGTATTAGAAGATTTAGGTGAAGATTTGGATGACATTGTAGATACAAAAATAGATGATAGCAATATTGAAGATTCGATTAATATATCTAAAGTATTATCAGAAGGTTCACAATTCAAAGGTACCACTAGTGCAGTATTTGAGCGTCCAAACATTAATACTCCTGTTAATAAAACTAATATTTCAACACTCTTTGAAGCTGATTCGAGAAGATTTAGTGATCCAAGTTCGCCAACAGTTAAGTCACCTTTGTCGGGGCTTTCGCAGCATTTAAGGGAACGAAGGCACAGTAAATTATCTGACTCAAAAGGTGATTTTGGTTCTTTTAACTACAGAAATCTTGTCGCACTAGATAAGGCTAATAAAGATGCAATAAATAGGCTAAAATCAGAACATCTTATGGAACTACAAAGTTCCAATAGAAGAACATCGACAGCATCTATACCTAGTTCGTCATCTGACAGCTCTATTGTTAAAGTTAGACAATCTCGTACTTctatatcaaataattcagcTAAAGGACATGCACATAACTCCTCGACAGTATCTGAATTATCTTTTAGATCAATTTCCCCAGAGCGAACTACTGCTATATATGGACAGAAAATCCCAACTACAAATAAGGGAACTAATCCTGAAGTTGTTGAGGGACAAAATTTGTCTAGTTATAGTAAAAACGATGATACAAATCCCCTTAAATTGGAGATGCCTTCAACCCCTATACAAGCAAATAAACCTTACGTGTTGACACATTCTCCATTTACAGCAAGATCTTTGAGTACATCCAAAACTGGAAGCGGTAAAAAGAACTCTGAGGAATCAAGTGCAGAGGAAGTTGATAAACTACAGGCTATCTCAAAAATCCAGTCAGTCAGGAACAGAAGGAAAAGTGCTAGAAAAAACTCATCAAATGTAGAACAGATGTTATTCAAATTGGATATACTATTATGCGAACCAATTCCTATTCATCGATACTATATTACCAAAGATTTAGAAACTCTCGGCTGTACCGTTGTGAGTGTGGCTGCTGGGGACGAGCTAATCAGTAGGGCGACTAGCGGGATCAAATTTGATCTGATTATAACTGCATTGAAATTGCCAAAGCTTGGAGCAGTCGATAtagttaaattattaaaacatACTAATGGTATCAACTCTTTCACGCCAGTTGTTGCCGTGACAAGTTATTACCATGAGGCTACAAATGCAAACATTTTCAGTGATGTCTTCGAGAAGCCAATCACACTGGAtgtattaaagaaattagtATCCAAGTATGCATTGCTAAAATCACAAATGGAAGAGGATTCTATATTAAGTGATAACGAACCATAG
- the AGX1 gene encoding alanine--glyoxylate transaminase (similar to Saccharomyces cerevisiae AGX1 (YFL030W); ancestral locus Anc_8.37) produces MLNSVKKIYNKLTYNELVAEKVILIPGPVELSAKVKESQTLAIMVPTDPRFVLTFQRVLRNTRKLFNSENQNAQPFVMSGSGTLGWDVVGANVIRKNDKVLMLNIGYFSSSFTKTLQLYGAEVKELAAQVGETVPLQTIKEELSKTDYKVLCITQVDTSTAVLSDVEGISKIAKEVSPDTLIIVDGVCSIGCETLKFDEWNIDFCLTASQKAIGATPGLLICMASERFLKESFSKRASGMFTSLENWYPIVKGYENGETKYFATLNIPLICTLDVALQEIFAYPGGLEGRIEATRKTSERLHSMLCNELGLKLVPKDTNSTAHGVSVVYHDDPQSIISYLNNNGVIITGGLHKDIKSKCFRVGHMGYSACDPTSGHMRQLTTLIRQTKNLPPQQHLK; encoded by the coding sequence ATGTTGAACTCTgttaagaaaatatataataaactaACCTACAATGAATTAGTAGCTGAGAAAGTGATATTGATTCCAGGGCCTGTTGAACTAAGTGCGAAAGTAAAGGAATCCCAAACTTTGGCTATAATGGTTCCCACTGACCCCCGTTTTGTCCTCACTTTTCAAAGAGTACTTCGTAATACAAGAAAACTGTTCAATTCTGAGAATCAAAATGCTCAGCCATTTGTTATGTCAGGTTCAGGCACCTTGGGTTGGGATGTGGTTGGTGCTAACgttattagaaaaaatgataaagttTTAATGTTAAATATTGGATATTTTTCAAGTTCGTTTACTAAGACTCTGCAATTATATGGCGCAGAAGTGAAAGAATTGGCAGCACAGGTTGGAGAAACTGTGCCTTTGCAAACCATTAAGGAAGAGTTAAGTAAAACGGATTATAAAGTGCTTTGTATCACTCAAGTTGACACATCTACTGCAGTTTTGAGTGATGTAGAAGGAATAAGTAAAATCGCAAAAGAAGTTTCGCCCGATACATTAATTATTGTGGATGGGGTATGCTCCATAGGTTGTgaaacattaaaatttgatgaatGGAATATTGATTTCTGTCTAACTGCATCGCAAAAAGCTATTGGTGCAACACCTGGTCTTTTGATATGCATGGCCAGTGAAAGGTTCTTAAAGGAATCATTTAGCAAAAGAGCTTCTGGAATGTTTACATCTCTTGAAAATTGGTATCCAATCGTGAAAGGTTATGAAAATGGTGagacaaaatattttgcaactttaaatatacCATTAATTTGTACACTAGATGTAGCGTTACAGGAAATTTTTGCTTATCCAGGTGGTTTAGAAGGACGCATTGAAGCCACTAGAAAAACTAGTGAACGATTACACTCAATGCTATGTAATGAGCTTGGTCTAAAACTCGTTCCAAAGGATACAAATTCAACAGCCCATGGAGTTTCGGTGGTTTATCATGATGATCCACAATCTATCATATcgtatttaaataataatggcGTTATAATTACCGGTGGTCTCCATAAAGATATCAAATCAAAATGTTTTAGGGTCGGTCATATGGGATATTCAGCTTGTGATCCCACTTCCGGTCATATGAGACAATTGACCACTTTAATTAGGCAGACAAAAAATTTACCACCACAACAGCatcttaaataa
- the REX2 gene encoding Rex2p (similar to Saccharomyces cerevisiae REX2 (YLR059C); ancestral locus Anc_8.35), protein MFRLSRLLRNCRYYNSIGKSNPYLHNKRTGSYRFPKHIYDSKYKMSSTNVVRGPLVWIDCEMTGLDHLNDHIIEICCIITDGDLNIVKDPVTGEDNVYESVVHYGKDVMSKMNEWCIQQHGSSGLTDQVLKSEKTLASVQQEIQDFLVKYIPEQRVGLLAGNSVHVDRLFLLREFPKLVEHLHYRIVDVSSIMEMCKRHNPELQSVVPPKQGAHTAKSDIIESINQLKWYKEHYFKNSTETAEFVETEKQKHANQNENVVTPTNVISSENKKRKLEN, encoded by the coding sequence ATGTTCAGGTTGTCAAGATTGTTACGCAACTGTAGGTATTACAACAGTATTGGAAAGAGTAATCCATATTTGCATAACAAGAGAACTGGAAGTTATAGGTTTCCAAAACATATTTAcgattcaaaatataagatGAGCTCAACGAACGTCGTGAGAGGTCCACTTGTCTGGATTGACTGTGAAATGACAGGTCTAGACCATCTAAATGACCATATTATTGAGATCTGTTGCATTATTACCGATGGCGATTTGAATATTGTCAAGGACCCTGTTACTGGAGAAGACAATGTTTACGAAAGCGTTGTTCATTATGGTAAAGATGTTATGTCGAAGATGAACGAGTGGTGTATTCAACAGCACGGAAGTAGCGGGTTAACAGACCAAGTTTTAAAGAGCGAGAAGACGTTGGCTAGCGTGCAGCAAGAAATACAAGATTTTTTAGTGAAATACATACCTGAACAACGCGTTGGTCTATTGGCTGGTAACTCCGTTCATGTTGATAGACTATTTCTGTTGAGAGAGTTTCCCAAACTAGTAGAACATCTGCATTACAGAATAGTGGATGTGAGTAGTATTATGGAAATGTGTAAGCGTCATAACCCTGAGTTGCAGAGCGTGGTTCCGCCAAAGCAAGGCGCACACACGGCAAAAAGCGATATCATCGAGAGTATCAATCAACTAAAATGGTACAAAGAgcattattttaaaaattccaCTGAGACTGCAGAATTTGTTGAGACGGAAAAACAGAAACATGCAAaccaaaatgaaaatgtaGTGACACCTACCAATGTTATCAGTAGCGAAAACAAGAAGAGGAAACTAGAAAACTAA
- the TPHA0D00410 gene encoding serine hydroxymethyltransferase (similar to Saccharomyces cerevisiae SHM2 (YLR058C); ancestral locus Anc_8.38), producing the protein MSYSLSEKHKNLVQAHLSETDPELESIIKDEIDRQRHFIDLIASENFTSTSVFDALGTPLCNKYSEGYPGARYYGGNQHIDRIELLCQKRALEAFHVTEDRWGVNVQTLSGSPANLEVYQALMKPHERLMGLYLPDGGHLSHGYATENRSISAVSTYFESFPYRVDQETGIIDYDTLEKNAILYRPKVLIAGTSAYCRLIDYKRMKEIADKCGAYLMVDMAHISGLVAAGVIPSPFEYADIVTTTTHKSLRGPRGAMIFFRRGVRNINPKTGKEVIYDLENPINFSVFPGHQGGPHNHTIAALATALKQAATPEFKEYQIQVLKNAKILEEEFKAAGYRLVADGTDSHMVLVSLREQHVDGARVEYVCERINIALNKNSIPGDKSALVPGGIRIGSPAMTTRGMGEDDFKRIVQYINRAVTLAKNVQEQLPKDANRLKDFKAAIDAKTSELAGLKNEIHSWVGEYPLPI; encoded by the coding sequence atgtcATATTCATTGTCCGAAAAACATAAGAACTTAGTCCAAGCTCACTTAAGTGAAACTGATCCTGAATTGGAATCTATTATTAAGGATGAAATTGATAGACAAAGACACTTCATTGATTTAATTGCCTCTGAAAACTTCACATCCACATCAGTATTCGATGCCTTAGGAACCCCATTGTGTAACAAGTACTCAGAAGGCTATCCAGGTGCTCGTTATTACGGTGGTAATCAACACATCGATCGTATTGAATTACTTTGCCAAAAGAGAGCACTGGAGGCTTTCCATGTCACCGAAGATAGATGGGGTGTTAATGTTCAGACCTTAAGTGGTTCTCCAGCTAATTTAGAAGTCTATCAAGCTTTAATGAAACCACATGAAAGGTTAATGGGTCTATACTTGCCAGATGGTGGTCATCTATCTCATGGCTACGCAACAGAAAATAGATCCATATCTGCAGTTTCTACTTATTTTGAATCTTTTCCATATAGAGTTGACCAAGAAACAGGTATTATTGATTATGACACTTTAGAAAAGAATGCCATTCTATACAGACCTAAAGTTTTAATTGCTGGTACTTCTGCTTATTGTCGTTTAATTGACTACAAAAGAATGAAAGAAATAGCTGACAAGTGTGGTGCTTACTTAATGGTTGATATGGCACACATTTCAGGTCTTGTTGCTGCTGGTGTCATCCCATCTCCATTTGAATATGCTGATATCGTTACCACCACCACCCACAAATCATTAAGAGGCCCTCGCGGTGCAATGATATTCTTCAGAAGAGGTGTTAGAAACATCAACCCAAAAACCGGTAAAGAAGTAATTTACGATTTAGAGAATCCAATTAACTTTTCTGTTTTCCCAGGTCATCAAGGTGGTCCACATAATCATACTATCGCTGCTTTGGCCACTGCTTTAAAACAAGCCGCTACACCTGAATTTAAGGAATATCAAATACAGGTCTTAAAGAATGCCaaaattttagaagaagaatttaaGGCTGCCGGGTATAGATTAGTTGCAGATGGTACTGATTCACATATGGTTTTGGTATCTTTAAGAGAACAGCATGTTGATGGTGCTAGAGTTGAATATGTTTGTGAAAGAATTAACATTGCtctaaataaaaattctatTCCTGGTGATAAATCGGCTCTAGTCCCAGGTGGTATTCGTATTGGTTCCCCAGCTATGACGACGAGAGGTATGGGTGAAGATGACTTTAAAAGGATTGtacaatatatcaatagGGCAGTAACCTTGGCTAAGAATGTGCAAGAACAGTTGCCAAAAGATGCCAATAGATTGAAGGACTTCAAAGCTGCAATTGATGCGAAAACTTCTGAATTAGCTggattaaaaaatgaaattcaTTCCTGGGTGGGTGAATATCCTTTGCCaatttag